The following DNA comes from Marinilactibacillus sp. Marseille-P9653.
GAAGGTAGACTGCAAGTGCAACTAGCGCAATTGTCTTATCTATTACCTAGGTTAGCTGGACAAGGAGTGAACATGTCTCGTTTAGGTGCCGGTATTGGAACACGTGGACCAGGAGAAACGAAATTGGAGACAGACAGACGTCATATCCAGAATCAAGTGACGGATATTAAACAAGAACTAAAAAAAATTGAGTCTCACCGCGAACGTAGTAGGGAACAGAGAAAACAAAGTAATGTCTTTCAAATTGGTTTGATTGGGTATACAAATGCTGGTAAATCAACGATTTTGAATATGACCACGGATACAGGAACATATGAGAAAGATCAGTTGTTTGCTACTTTGGATCCTTTAACGAGACAAGTAGAACTACCTTCAGGTCTTAAATCAACGATGACCGATACGGTCGGCTTTATTCAAGACTTGCCTACACAACTCATTGAATCTTTTCAGTCTACACTAGAAGAATCAAAAGAAGTGGACTTGCTACTTCATGTAGTGGATGCTGCTGAAGAGAACATCTTAGGTCACGAGCAGACTGTACTCGACCTTCTTAAGGAACTGGGAATGGACAGTATTCCCCGTCTAACGGTCTATAATAAAAAAGATTTAGCGGATGAACATTTCCAACCGAGTCTTTATCCAAATGTCGTTATTTCAGCGAAAGATCCAGATGATATTGCAGTTTTGTTTGAACAGATTGAAAAGAGTATCAAAGAACAAATGCTACCTTATTCAGTTGAGATTTCTAATGCACGAGGCGACTTACTAGTGCAACTCAGAAATGAAACTATCATAAAAAAACAACACTATGATGAGGAAAAGCAAAAGTATCATGTAGAGGGATTTGCACGTCCAGATTCACTATGGCACAGAAGATGATTCAAAATAGCATAAAAAAACTTAGAGAGCTAGGAAATCATCCAACTCTCTAAGCTTTCTTGCACTCATTTGCTCTTATTTTCAAATGTAAGTTACGCAAAAGAAATTGCATTATTTGATTTATGTAAATTATAGGTGATTTTAGTGTTTCGTTTTAAATAACAAGCTTAATTGGGTTCAACTCCATACGATTATGAAGAAGGTTATTAAATCATACTTAGAAAGAGTGAGCCAGTTATGATGTTCAAACATAATCTTCAAAGTGAAAAAAAGACTCTATTTAATAGATGAAAGAACTCTCGAAATCGGTTGATTGGGTTTCAAAACTTATTACGATCATTTCAGAACAATCAGATGCCACAAACAATGCCTTTATTCGAAATGACCATAGTTTAGACTAAGTTCATTCTAACTGTGTATCTACGTTAAATACGCTTGAACAGTTGAAACATAATATTTCCACAGTTGATCAGGATATTCAAAATATTGAAACCATTTTAGAAGTCATTTTAGAAATCGCTGAAAAGACAAACCTCTTGTCAGTTCCATAAACAAAACAATAGAATTCACCGGTATTATCGAGGAAAAGAAAGATAGTGTGGTTTCGGCGATCTCTGAAATAGCTGAGACGGCTGAGGAAACCTCTTCTAGTACGGAAGAAGTCTCTGCCAATACTGAGGAAATCTTAGCTACTATGGATGGATTTTTATCGACTATTCATCATTTAAAGAATCTATCAGTAGATTTAAAAAGCTCTACCAGCCAGTTCATAATCAAGTAATAGATTATGATATTTGAACGATTGCTAAGATCGACTAGCACACCATTGTGTAGTCAATTGTGACAGTTCTCTAAAATGTATATTATTTTACCCAATTGAATATAAACTTTTAAGAATACTTACCGATAGTAACTAAAGTCAGTTAAGTATTCTTTAAAGTATTATAAAATCTGTGCGCACAGCGTATTTAAAGGAGTTCGTTGAATTAATGGAAAAAATGAATGAACAATGGAACAGAGTAAAGCAGAATATCCGTAAAATCGATTGGTCAAAGTTTAAGATTTCCAAACAAAATCAAAGCAAAACAGACCACAAGAGCGTTCGATGGCCCATTACTTTTATCTTGACCATAGTAATGTTGATTCCCGTATTATTAACATTACTTTTTACATACATACAGACAACAAATATCTTAACGGAGCGTATTGAAGAACAAGAAAGACAAATCACGACCAATATTGTTAGTACGATCAATAGTGCAGCAATAGCAGCAGAGTCAACTGTTGAACGACTCGCGATGGATTCAATTTTGAATCAAGTTTCTTCTGGTGTTGATGGCGCAAAATCAGATCTTAACTCACGTCTTCAATACATATCTTCTGGGAATAGATATATTGCCGATGCTTACTATATTGCTACAGGTGCAGAGCCGGATTATGTCTCAACGGTTTCATTGAATGGAACGGGTGCTTTATCACAAACACTACCCTGGCTAACAGCGGCATCGGAATCTGCGGGATTAATGTGGTCAGCTCCATATGAATTGAACAATAAAACGCGCATGACGGTTTCTAGACCATTAATTGCTGGAAGAGAAGTCATTGGTGTCCTAGCAGTCGATTTAGATCTTGAGACAATCAAAACAGACGTTAAAAATGCAGAAATCGCTGACACAGGTTCTATTCAGATTTTTACCGATGAAGGAGTTGCTATTGCTTCACCTGACGAATCTATTATTGGTGAAAATTTTGGAAATGACCCGTTCTTTGTTTCAGCTAAAGCCTCAAGCGTTGAGAACCCAACAGGTTTTATCCAAGACAAAACAGTCAACAATGAAAAATTTGGCATATATTATGAAAGCTTAAACTCATTAGGATTGAACATATTTGGTATGGTAACCGCTGATGAAATGCAAAATGAAATCAGTGCACTAAATAAAATGATGCTTTTCATCACAATTTTCACGATTATCCTTGCAGCTGTCATTGCTTATCTTTTCTCAAGTATATTAATGTCGATTGCACGTTCATTAATGAACTCTTTCAGTCAAATTCGGGATGGCAAACTGACACACCGCCTAAAATACAAAGAACTTGTTCATATTCAAAATCCTTTTACAAGATTTACCAATAAAGATTCGAAAATTAAAGATGATCAAGTAAATCCAGCAGATTCAGACCTTGATCCAAAAGGAAATGAACTACATCAAATTGCGATTGTGTTCAATGAAACGATGGAAACATTTGAAGAAACCATTGCAGTGATCCAAGGAAACAGCTTGAATGTCTCTGAAATGGCGACTTCTTTAACCGAGTTATCTGATCAAACAAGTCGAGCGACTGCCGAGGTTGCACAAACGATCTCGGGTGTTGCTGAAGCAACAAGTACGCAGACACAAGACACTGAAGAAACAGCAAACCAGATGAATGAGCTTTCAGTTGCTTTAAATGATATCAATGATGCTGTTGGTAAAATGGGCGAGCATGCAGATACAACAATGGTCTTGAATGGTAGCAATACCTTTGCGACACAAGATGTCGATGCAAACTGGAAAACAACTTTGTCTACAATCAATGGATTGAAAGTTCAAATTGAAGAAGTGGATGGAGATATTCAAAATATTGAAGGTATCGTCAATGCGATTACCAATATTGCTAAGAAAACAAACTTGCTTGCACTGAATGCTTCCATAGAAGCAGCACGTGCTGGTGAAGCCGGTAGAGGGTTCGCTGTAGTAGCTGAAGAAATTAGAAATCTTGCTGAACAGAGTGCACAGTCTTCTAAAGACATTCAGAATATCATTCATATGGTTCAAAGCAAATCTACGAACATGGTTGAACACTTGGAAGAAACGAATCAAGAAAGTGCTGTTCAAACTGAGAAAATTGGCGAAGCATTAACGGCTTCTGAAAATGTTGCAAGCTCACTTGAACAACTCGTTGCGAGTATGATTGTCGTCATGCAGTCATCCTCTGTAATTAATCAACGTAAAGATGAAGTTGTCTCACAATTAGAGAATATTGCTGCTTCAGCAGAAGAAAATTCTGCTGGAACACAAGAAGTTTCAGCGAATGCTGAAGAAATACTTGCAACGATGGAAGACTTCTCAGCACATATCAAGAATTTGGAAAGTGTTGCAGATCATTTGAAGGAATCAGCTAAACGCTTTGAAATTAAATCATCACAAGCAACAGTGAATTTGGAAGAAGATGAAACAGATCTGAATCCGCAGCTCGTTTAACATGAAAAAGAGGAATGAGGAACTGTAATGAATAAACACATATTATTTAGAGTTGGAGAACAAAACTATGCGATCTCTATAGCTGAAACGGATAGAGTCGTCCACATAGAGAACTACACAATTGTACCGGATGTATCCTCTTATATTATTGGCATGCAAGATATTGAAGGTACGATCGTTCCTATGATTGATTTATCTGAGCGATTCTTTAAACAACGGTTAGAGAATTTTGATCAAACAGATACAGTGGTCGTGAAATGGAAAGAAGAAAAGATCGGCTTAACAGTAAACGAAGTCCTTGCTGTTGAAGACTTCAATGAAGATCAAATATCAACAAAAGAAGCTACAGGAGAGAAAAAAGATGGTGTTTCAACCTCTTATATTTCTGCCTTTGTACAAACTAAAGATGGGATCGTACCGATTTTAGATCCTCACGCGTTGTTTAGTGCTGATCAGGCAGAGGAAATGCAGGCGTTACTTGCCATTAACCATATACAAAGCTAAAGTAATCGCTTAGTAGAATAACGGAGGAAAAGACCATGTCTGAACAAGTGAAGGTAGGCATTTCAGATTATAAAATTTCTGAGCCGCCCAATCATTTAGTGACTATTGGACTCGGTTCATGCATAGGGATTGCTTTACACGAACCGATTACGAAAAAAGGTGCATTGATTCATATCATGCTACCTGAAAGTGAAGGATTCAAAGATACGACAAAATGGGAAAAATTTGCAGACTTGGCGATACCAAGAGTTGTAGAACAAATCCAAAAAGAAACGGGCAAAAAGAAACTAATCGCTAAAATTGCTGGTGGCGCTAGTATGTTTAAATTTAACAATCAAAACGATACAATGCAGATTGGAAAAAGAAATACGTTAGCAGTTGAAAAGACCTTGAATGAACTAAAAATCCCCATTTTAGGAGACCACACAGGTGGAAAGATGGGTCGTTCAATGTTTGTTGATCTAGAAACGTTTGAAGTGACTGTACGGATGGTCAACCGTGAACTGCATATATTATAGTCCTGCGAATACCGCAAGAGGGAACAAGTAAAGGATGCTGGAAAATGTCGATAAAAATAATGGTCATTGATGACTCGGCATTCATGCGTAGGATAATGAGTCATACCCTTCAGGAGATTGAAGGTGTAGAAGTACACAGCCTCGTCAGTTGTGGTAAAGAAGCAATTGAAAAACTGAAACAACCTTTTCCTGACCTGATTACAATCGATGCCCAGGTGCCTGATTTAAATGAAACAAACGAACTCAAAAAACTCATTCAAAAACACGCTATTCCAGCAGTAATGATCAGTTCATCAGACAGTAAAAAAGAAACAACCCTTAAAGCGCTAGAAATGGGTGCAGTTGATTACCTTCAAAGACCGCAGGAACTAAATAGAGACTGGGGAATCTTTCAAGAACGTTTAGAAAAAAAGATTCAGTTGTTTACAAAACCAAAAAATCAACTAAATAAACTACCTAATAAAAAGATAAGACAAAAAACCAGTAACTTTACTTTACCTGTAGAAGCCATTGTTATAGGAGCTTCAACTGGTGGACCCAAAGCACTGGTAGAAGTTATAAAGATGTTACCACCAAAAATTGAGATTCCAGTATTTATTGTCCAACATATGCCAAAAGGCTTTACAACTTCTTTCGCTAATCGACTGGATTCAATTGCTGCTTTAACTGTTTTAGAGGCAGAAGATGGACAGAAAATACAAAAAGATACGGTTTATCTAGCACCTGGAGGTAAACATATGTTGTTAGATGGTGACAAGATATTGTTGACTGAAGAAGATAAAATACATGGCGTTAGGCCGGCAGTTGACTATCTTTTTGAAACAGCTGCCATAAAATATGGCCATCACCTTGTCGGAGTTGTTTTGACAGGGATGGGTAATGATGGTGCAAAAGGAAGCAAAGCAATTAAAGAAAACGGCGGATATATAATTACACAGAATCAGGAGACATCGGTTATCTACGGTATGCCTAGAAACGTTGAGGAAAAAGGCTATTCTGATAAGGTAGCAAGCCTGTACGATATCGGTGATATCCTAAAAAATATGATTGGATGACAATAAAATATGGCGACATTAAATTTTGACTTTTTCTATGAGTGGGTCTTGAGCAATTTGAACATAAACTTGAATGCCTATAAAGAGAAACAACTGCAAAGAAGAATCGGTACAATTATGAAACAGTCAGGTGCAACGACTCTTGAAGAATATGCAAAAAATATCTCTAAAGATGAAATACTTAAAAAACAATTTCTGGATTATATAACGATTAACGTTACAGAGTTTTTTAGAAATAAGGACTTATTTGATAACTTTGAATTAATGATCAATACGCACTTATCACCTAAATTTAAAGAACTGAAAATTTGGAGTGCTGCTTGTTCTATCGGAGCAGAACCATATTCACTAGCAATGATCGCACAAAAAAATAATATCAAATTAAAACAAAAAATCATTGCTACAGATATTGACCGTACGATACTTGATCGTGCTGCAAAAGGGTATTACAGAGACAACGAATTAAAAAACGTTTCATTAATAGATAAAAATACGTACTTTGATTTAAAAGATGGTTACTACTGTATTCAGAACGCGATCAAACAAAAAGTTCAGTTCAAGCAGCATGATCTCGTTCAAGATAAATATGAAAAAGGGTTCCACGCAATCATCTGTAGAAATGTGACTATTTATTTTAAATCAGATGTCAAAGACGATATCTATATGCGCATGGCAGACTCTCTTGTTACAGGTGGATTACTATTTACTGGCGCAACGGAAACTATTTATCAGCCTGAAAAGTATCAGTTAAGAAAAATCGCATCATTTATCTATGAAAAAATAGAATAATTTACGAAAGAAGGAGGAGATGAGTATGGAAGATAACAGCGCCTACCGCGATCTGTTCTTTGAAGAAACAGATACGAATTTAGAAATATTAAACGAAGAAGTCTTAAGACTAGAACAAAACCCAGAAGATACGGAAATCATTGACTCAATCTTCCGCGCTGCCCATACGTTAAAAGGTATGGCCGCAACGATGGGCTACAATACAATGGCAAAGCTGACTCACTCTGTTGAGAATGTGTTTGAATTATTTAAATCCAAAACAGCTAAAGTAGATACAGGAACTATTTCGTTGATCTTCGATTGTTTAGATACGCTTACAGACATCGTTGAAGCCTTAAGAGCTGGTGAAAGTGATGAGTTAGATATTTCAGCACTTGTTGCAAGACTTGAAGCTGTCTCGAGTGGATCAGAAGTATCTAGTGAATCGACTACTGAAGAAACTCAGTCAGACAAAATGGATTTAATCTTAGAAAAATTAGATCCGTCTGATCTAACCGTGATCGAGCAAGCAGAACAAGCGGATTACAAAGCATTCGTTATTGCGGTCAAAGTGGATAAAGATAGCTTTATGAAAGCTGCCAGAGCCTTTCTGGTCATCAATAAATTGGAACAAGAAGGCGATATTATTCACACAGAGCCTTCCGCGGATAAAATCGAAGAAGGCGAGTTTGAAGAACATTTTAAACTCCTACTCTTAAGCAAGCAAGAGGAATCAACTTTAAAAGAACAAATTCTTGAAACGAGTGAAATTGAAGAAGTCTTAATCAAACCGTTTGAGCAAGCACCTAGCATTGAAGAAGAGGCTCAACCAGCTAGCAAAGAAGTTGCTGCTCAAACAACAATCGTTCCTTCTGAAGCAGAAGCAAAAACTGCTGCACCGAAAAAATCTATTTCCAAACAAACGATTAGAGTGGATCTATCCAGACTAGATCAGTTTATGAACCTAGTTTCTGAACTGGTTATCCATAGAACGAGACTTGAAGATCTAACGGAAAAAGAAAAACTTCAAGAATTAACAGAACCCCTAACAGAAGTTGGACGGATTACGACAGAGCTTCAAGAACTTGTTTTACAGTTACGGATGCAGCCGTTCAATGTCGTCTTGCAGCGTTTCCCAAGAATGCTTAGAGATTTGGCTAATGAACTGGGTAAAGAGATTCAACTGGTTACTGAAGGGGAAGATACTGAACTAGACAGAACGGTTATCTCTGAAATTGGCGAGCCGATCATCCACCTTTTAAGAAATTCAGCTGACCACGGTATCGAAATGCCAGATGAAAGAGAAAAACTTGGTAAACCAAGAGTTGGGACAGTTAAACTAGCTGCTTATCCAGAAGGTAATAGAGTAGTTGTTACCCTTTCAGACGATGGTAAAGGGTTGAACCCTCAAATGATTAAAGAAAGTGCAGAAAGAAAAGGGATTGATACAACTGGACTTTCTGATGAAGACCTTCAACAATTGATCTTCCATCCAGGATTTTCAACCGCTGCGAAAGTAACGGGGATTTCTGGACGTGGAGTAGGCATGGATGCTGTTAAAGAAAAGATTTCTAGTCTGAATGGAACGATCGAAACGATCAGTGAAGTGGGCAAAGGGACTACATTTAAAATTGTTCTTCCGCTTACTCTTTCAATCATTCAATCGCTTCTCGTTCGCTCTGGTGGAGAAACCTTTGCAATGCCTCAAGCCATTATTGATAAGGTGAATCGTTTTGAGGAAGAAGAAGCGATTCAAGTACATCAAAACGAGGTATATCGTTACAACGATACGACGATACCGATTACACGTCTGACAAGAGCCTTGAATCTTGAAGAAACAGATGATCGTAATGCGCATATCATTATCGTATCTATTGGTGATGAAAAACATGGATTGGTTGTAGATGAGTTAGTTCAGCAAAAAGAGATTGTCATCAAAAAACTCGGAAAAGAACTCGGTGAAATGAAACAATTTCTCGGAGCAACAATCATGGGAGACGGGAGTATTAGTCTGATTCTTGATATCACTTCAATCTGTAAAGAAAGAAGGGAAGTTAGACAATGAGCCTTGACGAATCACTACTTCGATTAGATGCTTTACAAGAAATGGTCAATATCGGTGGAGGAAATGCTGCAACAAGTTTATCTAAACTGATTGAACGAAAAGTTGAAATGGATGTTCCAACACTTGAAGTCATGAATTATGATGACGTTTATCAGAAAATTCGTGGCGAAGAAGAAGTGGTTAAAGCGGTATTGATGAATGCACTCGGGGATGAAGACGAATACGGAATTTTCCTATTTGTAGTCGATCCTGAAGATGCTGATCAGTTAGCTAAAATGATCATGCCAGAAGGAATCGAATTAACGGACGAATTAATCGATTCTTCTATTTCAGAGCTAGTTAACATATTAGTTCACTCTTTTATAACGGCTGTCATGAAGATAATCGATACAATGATTATTTCTACAGTACCGATTATGGTGGAAGATATGTTTGGTTCGATTGTAAGTAGTGTCTATATGGAACAACAACAGTATGATGACAACATTTTTATCATAAAAAATGAATTTTATAGTCTTGGACACAAAATTGAAGGAAGTTTGTATTTTGTACCCAAGCCTGGTGTGTTAGAATTATTATTGCGTCGATTAGGCGTATAGGATTGAAGGGAGAAATTTAAAAATGGCTAAACGTGTATTAATTGTTGATGACGCAGCATTCATGCGTATCAAACTAAAAGATATTTTAGAAAAAAATGGATATGAGGTAGCAGCAGAAGCACAAAATGGTGTTGAGGCTGTTGAGAAATTCAAAGAAACTCAACCGGATTTAGTGACTATGGATATCACTATGCCAGAAAAAGATGGCGTTGAAGCACTTAAAGAAATCAAACAACTTGATCCAAATGCAGTTGTTTTAATGTGTTCAGCAATGGGTCAGCAGTCTATGGTTATGGATGCGATTCGTGCAGGAGCTATTGATTTCATCGTAAAACCTTTTGATACAGAACGCGTTATCAAAGCTTTAGATAAAGCTAGCCAGTAAACACATAAAACGGTGAAGATGTGCATTCAAAAAATTGTCACACCTACACCGTTTTATTGTATCTAGAATAAGTATAATAAGGAGGGACGAAGTCATGCAGGTAATTGTATTTCGTCTAGGAGAAAGAACTTACGGCTTTTCCACTGATAGAGTAGAAGAAATTACGACAATTCTTTCAACGACTAAAGTGCCACATGCACCAGAGTGGACTGTGGGTCTAGTGAACTTAAGAGGACAAGTCATGACATTAGTTGATCTTGATAAACTTTTGAATGAAACGAGTTCTACTGAAGAAGACTGGTACAAAAACACCATCATCATACATACTGAAGAGAACCCTATCGCATTAAAAGTAGGTCCAGTGATTGGTGTAACCGATGTTGAAGAAAATGAATTTCAATTAAGTGGGGAAGAAGAATCTGTCATTTCTGGATATCTATCTGTTTACGACAGTATCGTAAGCGTTATTGAATTGGATCAGATCTTTAAGGAGAAAGAGGAAGTATAATGAGCCAACAAGTCCTGTCACAACAAGAAATTGATGCATTGTTGGATGCAATGGACAGTGGCGAAATTGATACAGAACAAATGGTAGAGGAACTGGATTCCCCTAAAGTAAAACCGTATGATTTTCGTCGACCTGTTCGTTTGTCAAAAGAATATCTATCAACAATTACGATGGTATTCGAAGACTTTTCCAAAATTGCAGTCAATTTGTTGTCTACCCAACTAAGAAAGCCCGTAGATATAAAAATTGCGGCAATTGAGCAAGTATCGTTCGATGAATTCGTTCATTCCGTGCCAAGTTTTACCTTAATGGGTATTTTTCAAAGCAAACCACTTAGTGGGATGCAGATTATAGAAATCAATCCTCAGTTCAGTTTACAAATGGTCGAACTCCTTTGTGGATTCGGCGAATTATCAGATGAAATTTTACCATCAGATAAAGATAGTTTCACAGATATCGAAAGAGCTATTTTAGAAGATGTTACGACTTCATTCTTGCGTTCTTTTGAAACGGCCTGGAAAGAAATTACAGAACTAAAAGTTGAATTAGAATATACGGAAACGAATCCGCAATTACTACAGACAATGTCTCCAAATGAACCTGTCTTACTTGTTACATTCTCGGTTACACTTGATGAACAAAAGACTTTTATCAATATGTGTGTACCTTACATATTCTTTGAGGACATGCTGGACAAATTGAGTTTCCGCAACTGGTTCCATTCAGGTAAAGAATTCGATTCTTCTGAGAGAGGTCAGATTTCTAAAAACCTTGAACAGGTTCCGTTGAATCTGGAAGTCCTACTAGGTGAGTCTCACATGACGATTTCTGATTTCCTTGAAATGGAAGAAGGCGACATTATACAGTTGAATGAGAAGACATCAAAACCATTAACGATGTATGTTGAAGACAAGCCATATTACAAAGTGAAACCAGGAATGATCGAGGATCAACTGGCAGTAGAAGTTATGAAGTTTATGGGAGGAGAGAGTACCGATGAGTAGCGGTCAAATGTCACAAGAAGAAATCGATGCATTGTTAAATGGCACAGGTCCAGTGGATACGGCTGTAGCGGAAGAAGAAACAGCCTCTGTTGACCATAGTATTCCACAAGAAACAAAAGACATATTAGGAGAAGTTGGAAACATCTCTATGTCTCAAGCTGCTACGACACTTTCTCAATTGTTAAATCGTACGATTAAAATCACGACACCTGTTGTTTCTGGTGTTACGTTAAAACAAATTATTGATGAATGTGAAGTACCAAAAGTCGTTACAACGATTGGATTCAAAGAAGGATTAGTCGGAAACAACGTCTTAATGATTGATGTTGAAGATGCTGTCGTTATTGCGGATCTTATGATGGGCAATGATGGTAAAGGTGTAGAAGGTAAAGAATTCACTGAGTTGGAACTGAGTGCAGTTGCTGAAGCGATGAACCAGATGATGGGGACGGCTTCTACGGCAATGGCGACGATGTTCAGTAAACCAATAGATATCTTGCCTCCAAACGTTGAAGTATGGCAAAGCCCAGAAGAAGCCACTTTGGAAAACATTACAGATGAAAGTACGATTTGTAAGATTTCTTTCCAACTAAGTGTGGAAGGATTACTAGAAAGTGAAATCATGCAGATTTTACCTCTTGAAACAGCGAAGGAAATCGTTGAAATCATGCTTGGTGATGAAGCTGAGGTCGTTCAAGGTCGTGAGCAAGAAGAAGTGGTCGCTGAAACGCCAGCGCCAGCTGTTGCCCCCGTTCCTAAAGCGC
Coding sequences within:
- the hflX gene encoding GTPase HflX, translated to MKQEEEYEKVVVVGIQTKETDNQFRYSLDELKQLVENAGGKVVGDLTQKRDRQDAKTVIGKGKLNELKHLSEEVEASTIVFNQELSPRNVRNIQEEVEAKVIDRIQVILDIFALRAQSKEGRLQVQLAQLSYLLPRLAGQGVNMSRLGAGIGTRGPGETKLETDRRHIQNQVTDIKQELKKIESHRERSREQRKQSNVFQIGLIGYTNAGKSTILNMTTDTGTYEKDQLFATLDPLTRQVELPSGLKSTMTDTVGFIQDLPTQLIESFQSTLEESKEVDLLLHVVDAAEENILGHEQTVLDLLKELGMDSIPRLTVYNKKDLADEHFQPSLYPNVVISAKDPDDIAVLFEQIEKSIKEQMLPYSVEISNARGDLLVQLRNETIIKKQHYDEEKQKYHVEGFARPDSLWHRR
- a CDS encoding methyl-accepting chemotaxis protein, giving the protein MEKMNEQWNRVKQNIRKIDWSKFKISKQNQSKTDHKSVRWPITFILTIVMLIPVLLTLLFTYIQTTNILTERIEEQERQITTNIVSTINSAAIAAESTVERLAMDSILNQVSSGVDGAKSDLNSRLQYISSGNRYIADAYYIATGAEPDYVSTVSLNGTGALSQTLPWLTAASESAGLMWSAPYELNNKTRMTVSRPLIAGREVIGVLAVDLDLETIKTDVKNAEIADTGSIQIFTDEGVAIASPDESIIGENFGNDPFFVSAKASSVENPTGFIQDKTVNNEKFGIYYESLNSLGLNIFGMVTADEMQNEISALNKMMLFITIFTIILAAVIAYLFSSILMSIARSLMNSFSQIRDGKLTHRLKYKELVHIQNPFTRFTNKDSKIKDDQVNPADSDLDPKGNELHQIAIVFNETMETFEETIAVIQGNSLNVSEMATSLTELSDQTSRATAEVAQTISGVAEATSTQTQDTEETANQMNELSVALNDINDAVGKMGEHADTTMVLNGSNTFATQDVDANWKTTLSTINGLKVQIEEVDGDIQNIEGIVNAITNIAKKTNLLALNASIEAARAGEAGRGFAVVAEEIRNLAEQSAQSSKDIQNIIHMVQSKSTNMVEHLEETNQESAVQTEKIGEALTASENVASSLEQLVASMIVVMQSSSVINQRKDEVVSQLENIAASAEENSAGTQEVSANAEEILATMEDFSAHIKNLESVADHLKESAKRFEIKSSQATVNLEEDETDLNPQLV
- a CDS encoding chemotaxis protein CheW, which produces MNKHILFRVGEQNYAISIAETDRVVHIENYTIVPDVSSYIIGMQDIEGTIVPMIDLSERFFKQRLENFDQTDTVVVKWKEEKIGLTVNEVLAVEDFNEDQISTKEATGEKKDGVSTSYISAFVQTKDGIVPILDPHALFSADQAEEMQALLAINHIQS
- a CDS encoding chemotaxis protein CheD; this translates as MSEQVKVGISDYKISEPPNHLVTIGLGSCIGIALHEPITKKGALIHIMLPESEGFKDTTKWEKFADLAIPRVVEQIQKETGKKKLIAKIAGGASMFKFNNQNDTMQIGKRNTLAVEKTLNELKIPILGDHTGGKMGRSMFVDLETFEVTVRMVNRELHIL
- the cheB gene encoding chemotaxis-specific protein-glutamate methyltransferase CheB, which gives rise to MSIKIMVIDDSAFMRRIMSHTLQEIEGVEVHSLVSCGKEAIEKLKQPFPDLITIDAQVPDLNETNELKKLIQKHAIPAVMISSSDSKKETTLKALEMGAVDYLQRPQELNRDWGIFQERLEKKIQLFTKPKNQLNKLPNKKIRQKTSNFTLPVEAIVIGASTGGPKALVEVIKMLPPKIEIPVFIVQHMPKGFTTSFANRLDSIAALTVLEAEDGQKIQKDTVYLAPGGKHMLLDGDKILLTEEDKIHGVRPAVDYLFETAAIKYGHHLVGVVLTGMGNDGAKGSKAIKENGGYIITQNQETSVIYGMPRNVEEKGYSDKVASLYDIGDILKNMIG
- a CDS encoding protein-glutamate O-methyltransferase CheR; amino-acid sequence: MATLNFDFFYEWVLSNLNINLNAYKEKQLQRRIGTIMKQSGATTLEEYAKNISKDEILKKQFLDYITINVTEFFRNKDLFDNFELMINTHLSPKFKELKIWSAACSIGAEPYSLAMIAQKNNIKLKQKIIATDIDRTILDRAAKGYYRDNELKNVSLIDKNTYFDLKDGYYCIQNAIKQKVQFKQHDLVQDKYEKGFHAIICRNVTIYFKSDVKDDIYMRMADSLVTGGLLFTGATETIYQPEKYQLRKIASFIYEKIE
- a CDS encoding chemotaxis protein CheA, which encodes MEDNSAYRDLFFEETDTNLEILNEEVLRLEQNPEDTEIIDSIFRAAHTLKGMAATMGYNTMAKLTHSVENVFELFKSKTAKVDTGTISLIFDCLDTLTDIVEALRAGESDELDISALVARLEAVSSGSEVSSESTTEETQSDKMDLILEKLDPSDLTVIEQAEQADYKAFVIAVKVDKDSFMKAARAFLVINKLEQEGDIIHTEPSADKIEEGEFEEHFKLLLLSKQEESTLKEQILETSEIEEVLIKPFEQAPSIEEEAQPASKEVAAQTTIVPSEAEAKTAAPKKSISKQTIRVDLSRLDQFMNLVSELVIHRTRLEDLTEKEKLQELTEPLTEVGRITTELQELVLQLRMQPFNVVLQRFPRMLRDLANELGKEIQLVTEGEDTELDRTVISEIGEPIIHLLRNSADHGIEMPDEREKLGKPRVGTVKLAAYPEGNRVVVTLSDDGKGLNPQMIKESAERKGIDTTGLSDEDLQQLIFHPGFSTAAKVTGISGRGVGMDAVKEKISSLNGTIETISEVGKGTTFKIVLPLTLSIIQSLLVRSGGETFAMPQAIIDKVNRFEEEEAIQVHQNEVYRYNDTTIPITRLTRALNLEETDDRNAHIIIVSIGDEKHGLVVDELVQQKEIVIKKLGKELGEMKQFLGATIMGDGSISLILDITSICKERREVRQ
- a CDS encoding chemotaxis protein CheC: MSLDESLLRLDALQEMVNIGGGNAATSLSKLIERKVEMDVPTLEVMNYDDVYQKIRGEEEVVKAVLMNALGDEDEYGIFLFVVDPEDADQLAKMIMPEGIELTDELIDSSISELVNILVHSFITAVMKIIDTMIISTVPIMVEDMFGSIVSSVYMEQQQYDDNIFIIKNEFYSLGHKIEGSLYFVPKPGVLELLLRRLGV
- a CDS encoding response regulator; this translates as MAKRVLIVDDAAFMRIKLKDILEKNGYEVAAEAQNGVEAVEKFKETQPDLVTMDITMPEKDGVEALKEIKQLDPNAVVLMCSAMGQQSMVMDAIRAGAIDFIVKPFDTERVIKALDKASQ